One Misgurnus anguillicaudatus chromosome 19, ASM2758022v2, whole genome shotgun sequence genomic region harbors:
- the whr1 gene encoding serine/threonine-protein kinase 19 codes for MNRKRALIADTFCLKKKRRCGSDEVNGETHDVTPDIRSSLQYLVTLFSRKLFNDSLPPVVLKHQLYSLHNDKTLVDKLVNELRENGELLMFQLGFDSEAFGLVFSEDYRAKVLQGEEGRDTLTTVEKFLNKLIPACSDLSFSKDKMLKEFLFTDSEITQLVKSGVLTVRDAGSWWLSIPNSGKFIKYFIKGRKTVLGMVKKSKYGEILKDELEGRRTTSQVKFQMKYHVHDIVGAELVECIQTTSGTLLRYVDGNINQSNTYLS; via the exons ATGAACAGAAAACGAGCTCTGATCGCAGACACATTCTGTTTAAAGAAGAAACGTAGATGTGGATCAGATGAAGTTAATGGAGAGACTCACG ATGTAACGCCTGATATCAGATCAAGTCTGCAGTATCTCGTGACTCTGTTTTCACGTAAACTCTTCAATGACAGTCTTCCTCCGGTGGTCTTAAAACATCAACTCTACAGTTTACACAATGACAAAACCTTAGTGGACAAGCTGGTG AATGAATTGAGAGAAAATGGTGAGCTGTTGATGTTTCAGCTGGGATTTGACTCTGAAGCCTTTGGTTTGGTGTTTTCTGAAGACTACAGAGCCAAAGTCCTGCAAGGGGAGGAAGGCAGAGATACACTTACAACTGTGGAGAAATTTCTGAATAAACTCATTCCCGCATGTTCCGATCTGAGCTTCAGTAAAGACAAAATGCTCAAGGAGTTTCTTTTCACCGATTCTGAGATAAC GCAGCTGGTAAAATCAGGTGTACTGACTGTAAGAGATGCAGGCAGCTGGTGGCTTTCAATCCCAAACTCTGGAAAATTCATAAAATATTTCATCAAGG GGCGCAAAACTGTACTTGGCATGGTAAAGAAATCCAAATACGGTGAAATCCTAAAGGATGAATTAGAGGGACGTCGCACAACTTCCCAGGTTAAATTCCAGATGAAGTATCACGTTCATGATATAGTTGGGGCAGAGTTAGTAGAATG CATACAGACAACTTCAGGGACGTTATTACGATATGTGGATGGAAACATCAACCAATCGAACACTTACTTGTCCTAA